In Archocentrus centrarchus isolate MPI-CPG fArcCen1 chromosome 22, fArcCen1, whole genome shotgun sequence, one DNA window encodes the following:
- the ptpn21 gene encoding tyrosine-protein phosphatase non-receptor type 21 isoform X1, with product MPLPFGLKLKRTRRYTVSSKSCLVTRIQLLNGEFIEFTLSVESTGQECLEAVAQRLELREITYFSLWYFNKQNQQRWTDLEKPLKKQLDKYGVEPTVYFGVVFYIPSVTQLQQEITRYQYYLQLKKDVLEGRISCSLEQAIRLASLAVQADFGDFNRYDSQEFLQKFALFPIDWIQDERVLEEATQKVALLYQSFRGLPAPEAEMLYMQEVEKMEGYGQETFQAKDSTGTDVTLGSSLDGIFVKHKSERPLLLFRWHEINNMSHNKSFFALELANREESVQFQTEDMETSKYVCRMCLARLKFYKINMSSIEECDPLPSEGSQKSLLFLSFPRFPMLSRPSLPSNKGQTQPTVVNPVRRRSSTRISLPKPQTYMIPPPQMHYNGHFTEPYTSSQDNLYMNSQNGFYYHSQTSLDCSPLEYSSGGRLRNGSVYSAHSTSSLTNPQHYLQPSPMSSNPSITSDITRPDYVPSHRHSALIPPSYRATPDYETVMRQKNRGAGGGMVLSQEHRQSHSMRNLNIGNSYAYSRPDPLVYSQPEIRGEHGGIAQHHHYPLHLGSSFHSPSPYPYPTERRSVVGAVSVPELTNVQLQQAQEYPAPNIMKTHVYRSPPPYPYAHPRPANSTPDLSRHLYVSSSNPDLIITRRVHHSVQTFQEDSLPVAHSLQEVSEPLFSGPPQRQQYHAQKRNSIEIAGLAHSFEGIRVKERTVSSSAAETATPPPVLHGGRSQGSQLNVFLERTKTGDIEDIKEDVQYGHKKSLSDATMLVHSSGEEEDFEDDSGRHTPLSRDAFVPEQPPQQHHSLTSLTSLTHQQQTPIEPPPAYPMRSSLDPSITSTLAYKVHPLIQEDEPPYCTVELRQPRIMPSVSEGDLSGQSKQRPKKDFKTRPVSDVSPGKKAIEGLPPPGMKKRDRSEVKKMGPLKVAHLNGLSISRPPVHSEVKDEPEQASDDDRCKMLEQHMERGELLKEYESIPKRLREECTIAQLPESRERNRFHDVLPYDDTRVELVPTKENNTGYINASHIRMTVCGQEWNYIASQGPMSHTCQDFWQMVWEQGVSIIAMVTAEEESGREKSYRYWPRLGSRHNTVTYGRFKITTRFRTESGCYATTGLKIKHLLTQQERTVWHLQYTDWPDHGCPEDLKGFLTYLEEIQSVRRHTNSISDPKNSNQPVLVHCSAGVGRTGVVILSEIMIACLEHNEALTVSRYLEELRNQRMLMVQTLSQYTFVYKVIIHYIRNSRLI from the exons atAACATACTTCAGCCTGTGGTACTTCAACAAGCAGAACCAGCAGAGATGGACTGACTTGGAGAAGCCACTGAAGAAGCAGCTGGACAAGTATGGGGTGGAGCCCACTGTTTACTTTGGAGTCGTGTTTTACATACCCAGTGTTacccagctgcagcaggagatcACAAG ATATCAGTATTATCTACAACTGAAGAAAGATGTTTTAGAGGGCAGGATATCATGTTCACTGGAACAAGCCATACGTTTGGCCAGCCTGGCAGTGCAAG CTGACTTTGGAGACTTCAATCGGTATGATTCCCAGGAGTTCCTCCAGAAGTTTGCACTGTTCCCCATT GACTGGATTCAGGATGAGCGAGTGCTGGAAGAGGCCACTCAGAAAGTGGCTCTTCTTTATCAGTCTTTCAG GGGCTTACCAGCCCCAGAGGCAGAGATGTTGTACATGCAGGAGGTTGAGAAAATGGAGGGCTATGGCCAAGAAACCTTTCAAGCCAAG GACAGTACAGGTACAGATGTTACCCTGGGATCCTCCCTCGATGGCATCTTTGTCAAGCACAAAAGCGAGCGTCCACTTCTTCTATTTAG GTggcatgaaattaacaacatgaGTCACAACAAGTCTTTCTTTGCCCTGGAGCTAGCCAACAGAGAAGAGAGTGTTCAGTTTCAGACC GAAGACATGGAAACCTCCAAATATGTGTGCCGGATGTGTCTGGCCAGACTCAAGTTTTATAAGATTAACATGAGCAGcat AGAGGAGTGTGACCCCCTGCCTTCTGAGGGCTCCCAGAAGTCCCTTCTCTTTCTATCCTTTCCTCGTTTTCCAATGCTTTCGCGTCCCTCTCTGCCTTCTAATAAGGG CCAAACCCAGCCCACGGTTGTTAACCCAGTCAGGCGGAGATCCTCTACGAGAATATCTCTG CCAAAGCCACAGACCTACATGATTCCCCCTCCACAAATGCACTACAATGGCCATTTCACAGAGCCTTACACATCATCACAGG ACAACCTGTACATGAACAGTCAGAATGGTTTTTACTACCACTCTCAGACCAGTCTGGACTGCTCTCCTCTAGAATACAGCAGCGGAGGACGTTTACGTAATGGCAGTGTGTACAGTGCCCACAGTACTAGCTCCCTAACCAATCCCCAGCACTACCTTCAGCCCTCACCCATGTCTTCCAACCCCTCTATTACAAGTGACATCACCAGACCAGACTATGTCCCCTCTCACCGGCACAGCGCTCTCATCCCACCTTCCTATCGCGCCACTCCTGATTATGAGACAGTGATGCGTCAGAAGAACCGAGGTGCAGGGGGAGGAATGGTTTTGTCTCAAGAGCACAGGCAGAGCCACTCTATGAGGAACCTAAATATTGGAAACTCCTATGCCTACAGTAGACCAGACCCTCTAGTTTACAGCCAGCCAGAAATCAGGGGGGAGCATGGCGGGATAGCCCAGCACCACCACTATCCCTTGCATTTGGGTTCCAGCTTCCACAGCCCTTCTCCATACCCCTACCCTACAGAGAGAAGGTCTGTTGTGGGGGCAGTCAGTGTCCCAGAGCTCACAAATGTCCAGTTACAACAGGCACAAGAGTATCCCGCCCCCAACATCATGAAGACGCATGTGTACAGATCGCCTCCACCCTACCCATATGCTCATCCTAGACCAGCTAACAGCACACCTGATCTGTCACGTCACCTCTAtgtcagcagcagcaatccAGACCTGATCATAACAAGGCGTGTGCACCActcagtccagacctttcaagAGGACAGTCTGCCTGTTGCGCACTCCTTGCAAGAAGTCTCAGAGCCTCTCTTTAGTGGACCACCACAAAGACAGCAGTACCATGCTCAGAAACGTAACTCCATTGAGATTGCTGGGTTGGCACATAGTTTTGAGGGAATAAGGGTCAAAGAGCGCACCGTGTCTTcttcagcagctgaaacagccACACCCCCTCCAGTCCTACATGGCGGGCGCTCTCAGGGATCCCAGCTGAATGTGTTTTTGGAACGTACAAAGACAGGGGACATTGAAGACATTAAAGAGGATGTGCAGTATGGACACAAAAAGTCCCTTTCAGACGCCACCATGCTAGTTCACAGTAGTGGTGAAGAAGAGGACTTTGAGGATGACAGTGGACGTCACACTCCACTTTCTCGGGACGCATTTGTTCCCGAGCAGCCACCACAGCAGCATCACAGCCTGACATCTCTTACTTCTCTGACACATCAGCAGCAGACTCCTATAGAGCCTCCTCCTGCATATCCCATGCGCTCTTCCCTCGACCCCTCTATAACCAGCACCTTGGCCTATAAGGTTCATCCCCTGATCCAAGAAGATGAGCCACCATACTGTACTGTAGAGTTACGACAGCCCAGGATTATGCCTTCGGTTTCAGAGGGAGACCTGAGTGGCCAGAGTAAGCAGAGGCCTAAGAAAGACTTCAAGACGAGGCCTGTGTCTGATGTCTCTCCAGGGAAGAAAGCAATAGAAGGTTTACCCCCGCCG GGCATGAAGAAAAGGGATAgatcagaggtgaagaagaTGGGCCCTCTGAAGGTGGCCCACCTCAACGGCTTGTCCATATCCAGGCCGCCAGTGCACAGCGAGGTTAAGGATGAGCCTGAACAAGCCTCTGATGATGATAGG TGTAAAATGCTGGAGCAGCACATGGAGAGGGGTGAGCTGTTAAAGGAGTACGAGAGCATCCCAAAACGTCTAAGAGAGGAGTGCACAATTGCCCAGCTGccggagagcagagagaggaaccGCTTCCATGACGTCCTGCCTTATGACGACACCCGAGTGGAGCTGGTTCCCACTAAAGAGAACAACACAGGCTACATTAATGCATCACATATTAGA ATGACAGTATGTGGACAGGAGTGGAATTACATTGCCTCACAGGGTCCCATGTCGCACACGTGTCAGGACTTCTGGCAGATGGTGTGGGAACAGGGTGTCTCCATCATTGCCATGGTCACTGCCGAAGAG GAGAGCGGTCGAGAAAAGAGCTACAGGTACTGGCCCCGACTTGGCTCACGGCACAACACAGTGACGTACGGGCGCTTCAAGATCACCACGAGGTTCCGCACAGAGTCTGGCTGCTACGCCACCACTGGGCTCAAGATCAAACACCTCTTGACGCAACAAGAGAGGACTGTCTGGCACCTGCAGTATACAGACTGGCCTGACCACGGCTGTCCTGAGGACTTAAAAGGCTTCCTCA cCTACTTGGAGGAAATCCAGTCTGTAAGAAGACACACAAATAGCATCAGTGACCCAAAGAACTCTAACCAGCCTGTGCTGGTGCACTGCAGCGCTGGAGTGGGTCGGACTGGAGTGGTCATCCTGTCTGAGATCATGATAGCTTGTCTAGAGCACAACGAG GCACTGACGGTTTCCAGATACCTGGAGGAGCTGCGCAATCAGAGGATGTTGATGGTTCAGACCTTGTCCCAGTACACCTTCGTTTATAAGGTCATCATCCATTACATCCGCAACTCCAGGCTAATCTGA
- the ptpn21 gene encoding tyrosine-protein phosphatase non-receptor type 21 isoform X2, which produces MPLPFGLKLKRTRRYTVSSKSCLVTRIQLLNGEFIEFTLSVESTGQECLEAVAQRLELREITYFSLWYFNKQNQQRWTDLEKPLKKQLDKYGVEPTVYFGVVFYIPSVTQLQQEITRYQYYLQLKKDVLEGRISCSLEQAIRLASLAVQADFGDFNRYDSQEFLQKFALFPIDWIQDERVLEEATQKVALLYQSFRGLPAPEAEMLYMQEVEKMEGYGQETFQAKDSTGTDVTLGSSLDGIFVKHKSERPLLLFRWHEINNMSHNKSFFALELANREESVQFQTEDMETSKYVCRMCLARLKFYKINMSSIQTQPTVVNPVRRRSSTRISLPKPQTYMIPPPQMHYNGHFTEPYTSSQDNLYMNSQNGFYYHSQTSLDCSPLEYSSGGRLRNGSVYSAHSTSSLTNPQHYLQPSPMSSNPSITSDITRPDYVPSHRHSALIPPSYRATPDYETVMRQKNRGAGGGMVLSQEHRQSHSMRNLNIGNSYAYSRPDPLVYSQPEIRGEHGGIAQHHHYPLHLGSSFHSPSPYPYPTERRSVVGAVSVPELTNVQLQQAQEYPAPNIMKTHVYRSPPPYPYAHPRPANSTPDLSRHLYVSSSNPDLIITRRVHHSVQTFQEDSLPVAHSLQEVSEPLFSGPPQRQQYHAQKRNSIEIAGLAHSFEGIRVKERTVSSSAAETATPPPVLHGGRSQGSQLNVFLERTKTGDIEDIKEDVQYGHKKSLSDATMLVHSSGEEEDFEDDSGRHTPLSRDAFVPEQPPQQHHSLTSLTSLTHQQQTPIEPPPAYPMRSSLDPSITSTLAYKVHPLIQEDEPPYCTVELRQPRIMPSVSEGDLSGQSKQRPKKDFKTRPVSDVSPGKKAIEGLPPPGMKKRDRSEVKKMGPLKVAHLNGLSISRPPVHSEVKDEPEQASDDDRCKMLEQHMERGELLKEYESIPKRLREECTIAQLPESRERNRFHDVLPYDDTRVELVPTKENNTGYINASHIRMTVCGQEWNYIASQGPMSHTCQDFWQMVWEQGVSIIAMVTAEEESGREKSYRYWPRLGSRHNTVTYGRFKITTRFRTESGCYATTGLKIKHLLTQQERTVWHLQYTDWPDHGCPEDLKGFLTYLEEIQSVRRHTNSISDPKNSNQPVLVHCSAGVGRTGVVILSEIMIACLEHNEALTVSRYLEELRNQRMLMVQTLSQYTFVYKVIIHYIRNSRLI; this is translated from the exons atAACATACTTCAGCCTGTGGTACTTCAACAAGCAGAACCAGCAGAGATGGACTGACTTGGAGAAGCCACTGAAGAAGCAGCTGGACAAGTATGGGGTGGAGCCCACTGTTTACTTTGGAGTCGTGTTTTACATACCCAGTGTTacccagctgcagcaggagatcACAAG ATATCAGTATTATCTACAACTGAAGAAAGATGTTTTAGAGGGCAGGATATCATGTTCACTGGAACAAGCCATACGTTTGGCCAGCCTGGCAGTGCAAG CTGACTTTGGAGACTTCAATCGGTATGATTCCCAGGAGTTCCTCCAGAAGTTTGCACTGTTCCCCATT GACTGGATTCAGGATGAGCGAGTGCTGGAAGAGGCCACTCAGAAAGTGGCTCTTCTTTATCAGTCTTTCAG GGGCTTACCAGCCCCAGAGGCAGAGATGTTGTACATGCAGGAGGTTGAGAAAATGGAGGGCTATGGCCAAGAAACCTTTCAAGCCAAG GACAGTACAGGTACAGATGTTACCCTGGGATCCTCCCTCGATGGCATCTTTGTCAAGCACAAAAGCGAGCGTCCACTTCTTCTATTTAG GTggcatgaaattaacaacatgaGTCACAACAAGTCTTTCTTTGCCCTGGAGCTAGCCAACAGAGAAGAGAGTGTTCAGTTTCAGACC GAAGACATGGAAACCTCCAAATATGTGTGCCGGATGTGTCTGGCCAGACTCAAGTTTTATAAGATTAACATGAGCAGcat CCAAACCCAGCCCACGGTTGTTAACCCAGTCAGGCGGAGATCCTCTACGAGAATATCTCTG CCAAAGCCACAGACCTACATGATTCCCCCTCCACAAATGCACTACAATGGCCATTTCACAGAGCCTTACACATCATCACAGG ACAACCTGTACATGAACAGTCAGAATGGTTTTTACTACCACTCTCAGACCAGTCTGGACTGCTCTCCTCTAGAATACAGCAGCGGAGGACGTTTACGTAATGGCAGTGTGTACAGTGCCCACAGTACTAGCTCCCTAACCAATCCCCAGCACTACCTTCAGCCCTCACCCATGTCTTCCAACCCCTCTATTACAAGTGACATCACCAGACCAGACTATGTCCCCTCTCACCGGCACAGCGCTCTCATCCCACCTTCCTATCGCGCCACTCCTGATTATGAGACAGTGATGCGTCAGAAGAACCGAGGTGCAGGGGGAGGAATGGTTTTGTCTCAAGAGCACAGGCAGAGCCACTCTATGAGGAACCTAAATATTGGAAACTCCTATGCCTACAGTAGACCAGACCCTCTAGTTTACAGCCAGCCAGAAATCAGGGGGGAGCATGGCGGGATAGCCCAGCACCACCACTATCCCTTGCATTTGGGTTCCAGCTTCCACAGCCCTTCTCCATACCCCTACCCTACAGAGAGAAGGTCTGTTGTGGGGGCAGTCAGTGTCCCAGAGCTCACAAATGTCCAGTTACAACAGGCACAAGAGTATCCCGCCCCCAACATCATGAAGACGCATGTGTACAGATCGCCTCCACCCTACCCATATGCTCATCCTAGACCAGCTAACAGCACACCTGATCTGTCACGTCACCTCTAtgtcagcagcagcaatccAGACCTGATCATAACAAGGCGTGTGCACCActcagtccagacctttcaagAGGACAGTCTGCCTGTTGCGCACTCCTTGCAAGAAGTCTCAGAGCCTCTCTTTAGTGGACCACCACAAAGACAGCAGTACCATGCTCAGAAACGTAACTCCATTGAGATTGCTGGGTTGGCACATAGTTTTGAGGGAATAAGGGTCAAAGAGCGCACCGTGTCTTcttcagcagctgaaacagccACACCCCCTCCAGTCCTACATGGCGGGCGCTCTCAGGGATCCCAGCTGAATGTGTTTTTGGAACGTACAAAGACAGGGGACATTGAAGACATTAAAGAGGATGTGCAGTATGGACACAAAAAGTCCCTTTCAGACGCCACCATGCTAGTTCACAGTAGTGGTGAAGAAGAGGACTTTGAGGATGACAGTGGACGTCACACTCCACTTTCTCGGGACGCATTTGTTCCCGAGCAGCCACCACAGCAGCATCACAGCCTGACATCTCTTACTTCTCTGACACATCAGCAGCAGACTCCTATAGAGCCTCCTCCTGCATATCCCATGCGCTCTTCCCTCGACCCCTCTATAACCAGCACCTTGGCCTATAAGGTTCATCCCCTGATCCAAGAAGATGAGCCACCATACTGTACTGTAGAGTTACGACAGCCCAGGATTATGCCTTCGGTTTCAGAGGGAGACCTGAGTGGCCAGAGTAAGCAGAGGCCTAAGAAAGACTTCAAGACGAGGCCTGTGTCTGATGTCTCTCCAGGGAAGAAAGCAATAGAAGGTTTACCCCCGCCG GGCATGAAGAAAAGGGATAgatcagaggtgaagaagaTGGGCCCTCTGAAGGTGGCCCACCTCAACGGCTTGTCCATATCCAGGCCGCCAGTGCACAGCGAGGTTAAGGATGAGCCTGAACAAGCCTCTGATGATGATAGG TGTAAAATGCTGGAGCAGCACATGGAGAGGGGTGAGCTGTTAAAGGAGTACGAGAGCATCCCAAAACGTCTAAGAGAGGAGTGCACAATTGCCCAGCTGccggagagcagagagaggaaccGCTTCCATGACGTCCTGCCTTATGACGACACCCGAGTGGAGCTGGTTCCCACTAAAGAGAACAACACAGGCTACATTAATGCATCACATATTAGA ATGACAGTATGTGGACAGGAGTGGAATTACATTGCCTCACAGGGTCCCATGTCGCACACGTGTCAGGACTTCTGGCAGATGGTGTGGGAACAGGGTGTCTCCATCATTGCCATGGTCACTGCCGAAGAG GAGAGCGGTCGAGAAAAGAGCTACAGGTACTGGCCCCGACTTGGCTCACGGCACAACACAGTGACGTACGGGCGCTTCAAGATCACCACGAGGTTCCGCACAGAGTCTGGCTGCTACGCCACCACTGGGCTCAAGATCAAACACCTCTTGACGCAACAAGAGAGGACTGTCTGGCACCTGCAGTATACAGACTGGCCTGACCACGGCTGTCCTGAGGACTTAAAAGGCTTCCTCA cCTACTTGGAGGAAATCCAGTCTGTAAGAAGACACACAAATAGCATCAGTGACCCAAAGAACTCTAACCAGCCTGTGCTGGTGCACTGCAGCGCTGGAGTGGGTCGGACTGGAGTGGTCATCCTGTCTGAGATCATGATAGCTTGTCTAGAGCACAACGAG GCACTGACGGTTTCCAGATACCTGGAGGAGCTGCGCAATCAGAGGATGTTGATGGTTCAGACCTTGTCCCAGTACACCTTCGTTTATAAGGTCATCATCCATTACATCCGCAACTCCAGGCTAATCTGA
- the fam98b gene encoding protein FAM98B: MECDILDSLEQLGYDGPLLEEKTLLRAAEGGLLSPEYVDLCRWLSARLKPLCDLEESITSGPEDMDSLQLEMSGLLKELHCPYEVSGILKGTGQNTKDHLKFVLFLSSELQAAQIVRSRQVSDKQDQNPVNQELTAVCETLKLPEPQGQETAGVFSQVQNKVEKLLKTLPSASVGNPVLKKSLSSEQWEKLQSINATLSSEYECRRRMLIKRLDVTVQSFGWSDRAKVKVDSMARAYQPKRHSLRPQSSVDMAALLAAREDLCNVVKTSSGSSREKTACAVNKILMGRVPDRGGRPSEIEAPPPEMPPWQKRQDGGGGGRGGRGGGGGGRGGGGWGQGGRGGGGWGGGGGGGWKGGGWNQGGHSRHGDYGGHSGHGGKRGRYQY; encoded by the exons ATGGAGTGTGACATTTTGGACTCGCTAGAGCAGCTTGG CTATGACGGCCCTCTGCTGGAGGAGAAGACGCTGCTCAGAGCCGCAGAGGGCGGCCTGCTGTCGCCCGAGTATGTGGACCTCTGCAGGTGGCTGTCAGCCAGGTTAAAGCCGCTGTGTGACCTGGAAGAGAGCATCACCTCAGGTCCAG AGGATATGGACAGCCTCCAGCTGGAGATGAGTGGTCTGCTGAAGGAGCTGCATTGTCCCTACGAAGTTTCAGGGATTCTCAAAGGCACTGGGCAAAACACAAAAGATCATCTCAAGTTTGTCT tgtttttaagctCCGAACTTCAGGCGGCTCAGATTGTGAGAAGCAGGCAAGTCTCTGATAAACAAGACCAGAATCCAGTGAATCAGGAGCTCACTGCAGTCTGTGAGACACTGAAACTACCGGAGCCACAGGGACAGGAGACAGCAGGAGTTTTCTCTCAGGTTCAAAATAAG gttgAAAAGTTACTTAAAACTCTCCCCAGTGCCTCTGTTGGGAACCCAGTGCTGAAGAAATCACTCAGTAGTGAACAGTGG GAAAAATTACAAAGCATCAATGCAACTCTATCGTCGGAGTACGAGTGTCGCCGCAGGATGCTGATCAAACGGCTTGATGTCACAGTTCAGTCTTTTGGATGGTCAGATAGAGCCAAG gtGAAGGTGGACAGCATGGCACGAGCCTACCAGCCTAAGAGACACTCTTTGAGGCCTCAGTCCTCTGTGGACATGGCAGCACTGCTGGCTGCCAGAGAAGATCTCTGCAATGTGGTGAAGACCAGCAGTGGCTCCAGCAGGGAGAAGACTGCTTGTGCTGTCAACAAA ATCCTGATGGGAAGAGTACCAGATCGAGGAGGACGTCCCTCGGAGATTGAAGCTCCACCTCCTGAGATGCCTCCCTGGCAGAAAAGACaagatggtggaggtggtggcCGGGGAGGACGTGGTGGTGGCGGGGGAGGACGTGGTGGAGGAGGCTGGGGACAAGGAGGACGAGGTGGTGGAGGatgggggggaggaggaggaggtggttggAAAGGAGGTGGGTGGAATCAAGGAGGACACAGCAGACATGGAGATTATGGAGGACACAGTGGGCATGGAGGAAAGAGAGGACGGTACCAGTATTAG